Within Tribolium castaneum strain GA2 chromosome 10, icTriCast1.1, whole genome shotgun sequence, the genomic segment ACCAGGAAGCTCGGTTTTTGGATAAATCGTTGATAGCTATTTTAATGCGGTTGTAACAGACTATAAAACTAGCTCAgactcaataaataaaatttgtgaatATTGTATATTTCTGGCGCCTATAtggacgaaaaaatatttcaacgaTTCGGAGCCGATATTCGCAGCCGCGGCTACCAAATTTGTAAACAGACAGTTGGTTGCGATTgatatttgaaatttcaaatcGAAAAAGTCCGATTTAAATACAATGAGATAGCTATCTTAGGTGTCTAGCGGAAGCTTTCAAAGAAATTTTCTGCATCGGGACGGCCCGACTTTTTGTCATATATCATCGATAATTAACAAGCAATAATGCgggcaaaaattataacatttctaTATTTCGGTGTTTCAGATGTGCacttttttcggtttttctcAAGCcgatttttgaaatatctGCATATCTTCGGCCCGAAATCGTCTAATAAATAACcctttttttccattttagaAGGGAAATTTTTATGGGAAATTTACGAGCGGTCTTTTGTCAGGTACAATAATGAATTGGCCAAAACTATGTCATTTGATACTTAAGGTGACACTATAAACCAAACCTTTATCGCCAAATTAAATCTGTACATTCTTCAAACGCGTCAACCCTTCCACAGAGGCGCGCTTTATGTCGAAAAATccagtaataaatttttcggaTTTGTGTCAAAGAGCAAAAGCTCACATAAGCCGTGTATTAAGCACAAAAAGGCTGCCATGTGTTGAAAACGTTATCGTTATGTTGTATTCTTATTTTGTGAGAGAGTGTTGCGACATATCCCGATAAGTTTTAAGCACACAATTTGTAAGTTGCTCACACTTTTTGATAAAAGCTCTCAGCGAGTAATTTTTACGACCAATTTAAGTATAAATCATGGCCCcttaaataaattgataatgaatttttaatccaTAAATAGCGTCTGTGAAGTCGTATACGCCACTTGAACAatcaaataatatttattgtcTTTTATAACGCATAAACGTATCTTTCAGTTCAACGCCTCATCACTCGAATTAAGATCTATTCACTGAATTAATTATGAAAGACAAAATTGGCGCCTGCAACTATAAATCGCAAATATAGGAAAACACTTAGTTAACAACAAGTTCAACGAACtaccaaaataatttgtttttatcgaTTAGTTCGCGTAAACTCTTCTTGCGTTTAGCGCGTCTGAATGCCAACTTTGAACTTTGATATATCAACAAAATCATGCGCCCGTCTTTCACCCTTTTATCTTGGACCGTTTCAGTTTTGTTTTGTCTCGTTGTCGCTGTTCTTCAAATAGATCGTTCAAACGGGCCCTCACTTTTCAACACTCGCCATTTCCCTAATGAAGCCCGATCTGAACCGAAATTGCAACTTTCCCGCCTTTCataaaaattctaataatGGTAAAACGAGAAAGTGCCAACTAATGCACAAAgacaatattattaattttgcaattaatttgaGCAAACTGGAAGAAAGTGCGCTGACAGTTGATGAGGAGTTAATTGAGTTATAAGgtgcaataaaaatagacTTTGGTTCAGTAGCTCTTATTTCTAGCTGTGGATGGCCAGACGCTGCTATTTTGCgtatatttattttgatttatatgGCGTATTCAGATGCTactaaagttaaaataaacaaattatcgcacaaatattttgaaatactTTGAAATCAAACCGATTATAATCACAACGTCCCGTATTTTACGCTTCCTCAGTTTATGGCTTAACATTTGACAAGTAATTTAGCGTTTTTCCCACTTTGGCTTTTTGCAAGTAGACACACCTTTTAAAGATACGACGCTGGGAAAATTGAAATTCCTAATTGAAATCGATACTTCCTGTTCCTTTGTAAGTTAGAGATTATGAATCAAGAGTTTGTGTTGTCTCCCACGTTACTAAATCATTTTCTATGTGTATCTAAAATCTCGACAGTTCTTCTTATTATTACAAGGGGCTAGAGATAAACAATTGTTATCCTTAATATCACGTGCGAGGGAGCGGCAACCCCTAGGCTCTCCCATATTTAGAAGAGCTAAATATGATAAATACGAAAGGGTTTGAAAATCCCATCAGGAATGCATAAgttattttgcaataaatatcTAATAAATTGCATCTCATCCATTTTCCACCTCTTGCACATTTATCAATTGTAATTTTCCGCGTGACCTTTGGGAACTCGCTGTTCTTACTTCTTAACTAAGTATGTTTTACGACCAACTATTTCCCTATAAATTCGAGCTTTGCGAGAACTTAAATGTAGCAAAAGGATGCAAAAATGCGCTCACGCATCCATTCACTTTTTCTGGTTGAATCGCGCCGCATCTCCGactcttttattttgtgtttaacaACGTAGTTTATGGTGGTCGTTGAGATAATCAAACGAGGGTTACATCGATAGTTAAGTATCGTAgtcaccaaaaattttaatgactgTCGCTAGATCAAAAGCCCATTCTTGGAAAAGTTCAAATGTTTAGTTAATAAGTTTTATGGGTCCAAAACATTGCAAACAAAGCTTTTACTAACAACTGCTACAAATCCAGTCGTCTCTCGGGAGAATTATTGTATGAAGCAGCTGTCGCCTACAATCCAGAATAGGAACGTATCTAAATCTTAATTCGAGGCAACGCAGAAATTCTTATCAAGTTCGATCGCCCACTTTGGGCACTTGCAATCTTCCGTCAATATTTTCCTAACATATTTTCTTGCACTACTGAGATTAACATTCAACAAACAACTAAATTTACGACCGAATTTTTTACGCTGCCGTTTCAGCATCATTTCCTTGATACAACCACACCTTTTTCCAAGGGTTGTCAAGCCTAGTTAAGAGGTTTCTTTAGTTTACATTGTTTGTGACGCGCCGCTCCATAGGGGTACGTCGTAAAATTTAACTACCTAAACAGAATCGGACGACACCAGATTAGACTTCAATTAATTTGGAACAAAACTCCTCGCATGATTTATTGGCGCACACTCAATTCAGGCCAATTAATTCATTTCCGACAAAATTCCAACAcatttgaattattattattatttattactctCCTGtctaacttttcaaaaaactaatcTCCAACACAACTGTTCCATTTAgtgcacatttttcaaatttattaatctTGTCGTATGCAAATAAATCTTTCACGATTAacgtttttgaatttattccgaattttttaattgtgcgGCTCGCCACCATCTGTGCGTCAGGGGCCAAACTAGCACATGACAGAAAACTATTTTGAACTTTGAAGGTAGTGACCACCAGGTTTCAAATTGTATTTATTGTACTAAATCAAAACGCAAGAAAATTtcagaatattatttttattaggaGTTAATGCATCTTTCACTTGACTAATGCTGATGTAGGCAGAAACTTTTTTGTACCTATACTTACCTGTtctgtgttttaaatttatgtaaaaaatatttaattaggtACGATGTATACAAGGAGTCTGctaaaaagtatattttactgtatctctaaaactaatcATCTCACAGATTTCAACGTTTGCTATCGAagactttgtatttttctccacgcatatgatttttttcagaatttttctacaattttgtatCGTTGTACAATTAAGTGAACCACCttgtataaattatttgaaattggaGTAAAAGTAACGATCGGGGCTTGCACAAGAGTTGTCCGGCCCTGAGTAGGggaataaaagaaatattgaataaataaaaataaatactgtaTTTCTCCAACAGGTATAGAATTTGTCACATCATTGAGcaataatataaattataatttctcGTGCtgcaatgttttaaaaaatttattattacaaaacagTTCGTTCGATGTAAGGAAAAATATAGgcatcattaaaaaaataacattaaattaCATCTGGGCGTCCTCAAAGTAATCGTGTCATAAACAGCTTACAATGCAATTATCGCAACCAAATAAACATATTAGGAACATATCAAGTTAGGCGAAATTAACACTACCACCACAAACAAACAATGCCGTTATGCACAAACCTAATATTACTATcacacattttacaaaaatgcatTTATCACTCGAACATAGAACGGTTCAGATATGCCACATTCATATGCCGCTGCCCAACGCCAGAATCCTGGCGAAAAATGATACAAATCGCACTTGGTTGTTGGACAGCGTATTAGACAAGAATTTTCTGTGATCATATGTTCCACAGTAGGAGATGATTGGTGGAGTCCTCCCGTCCTGCCACTTCTGATAAATTCGAACTGCGGAAATCTTCATAACCGTCTCCTCCCGATATCACAAGTAATTTCGAATTACTGCGCTGCTCCGGCTTGCCCTTGTACGAATTCCTCTGCGGCCCTTCGCCGGGCCCTGAATTGAGTTCAACGTAGGTCAAAAATCGGACATGGCCCGTATGGCCATGAGACACCCCTGTGACAGTCGGAACGTTCGGTAGTTTCGTCGTTGACGATGTTATGTGGGGCAGAGGCATTGTTAGCAGAACCCCAGCCGAAGTTCCGATCCACAACAAGTCCTTACAAGCTAAAAGAGACGTCACGCGCAAACAGGCCGCTTTGTGCTGTCTGATTATATCATCACAACCTGGAAAAAACCATTAAACGCTGAATGGCGACGTGCCGGGGGCTCACTTGTTAGCATTTTGGTCACAGCGGGGGCTACGTTCACCTCACACAAATGCTCGAAGTTCTGAGTATGGAAGCACTTGACGATTGCCGAGTTTTGCAAAGACAGCCAGAGACCATTCCCGAAGAGGACTATACACGAAATCGGCTTATTACTGTCGTTATTGACCGTAAAGTGATTTTCCGTGGTTAGGTTTTGAGTGTTGAAGACTTTAATAGTGTTGCCGCAACTGCACCACAATTTTCCAACGTTTGGGAGCATTTTTGACACCGGCATGTTCGTGGAACCCACTGTCACAGTCGTCGGAGAATTGACGTTCCAACCAGCTACAAAAACATATAAAgtgcaaataatttaaagccACTACTCACATCCATCCCGGTCGTAGATCGTAACGTCGCCATTGGCCAACGAGACAAAAACCCGATTATCCAAATATCTACAAATTAAGATTAATAAAGAGCGAAAATAGCGTCACTCCTACATTATGCAAAGTATTGACGATCCGTGCTGTAACcgtattttgtttttcttaatcCGAATATTGTCACTGGAATTGTAAACGTGGATACAGCCATCTTCCGTCCCCAACCAAATCGTCGACTGTTGACTGTCAATGTCGTCCAAATCGACACTTGAAACGTCCGGAGcctctgaaattttttggggCTCGTCGACCTCCTCATTGTCCGTTTCGTCGTCCTCCTCACTGGAGGAGCTACTATCGAATTGGATAGTCTTGTGTTCCTCGGTGTCCTCCCGGTTGTTGTTCCCTCTAACAGAACTGCGATGAGTTGAAATCTGGTTCATACGCCGACAGGGgcaaacaaagtttttttgaGTCTTTTGACTCTCAACTCAGACGAACGAAACTCcagtttgtcaatatttttcaagaataaatgTTAGTTAGCAATTTGTAATCCTTTAGATTGTCAccattttgtaattattttgacaaagtGGGAGGAGATAACTGCAATCGCTACGAGTTTTTTGTCCCTTAGACTCGGATCGCAGccaataaaattgaaaaccgGTCTGCTTTCACGGAACTTGATTTGATATTTTCAACCTGCCTAATtgtttattctttatttaatcacctatttgttaataaaaactaaaacacaTGCCCATAGTGTACCTGTTTATAtgataaaaatgcaaacaattaaaaaattacgtaaactaatatttatttattatagacttttttattgcaatttaaaaaaagcattCGCTGGGTATTAACTTAGGTATATGATGATTTGGGGGGTCAAAGTTTAATTGTTAGTCGTTTAATTTTGTAGTGTGTAAGAATTTTTGGTTTCAAGTTAATTGGTGCAGTCAGTAGGATTCACGtagaattttgtaaaacatttttcccCGGCCTTAAAATCGTTGTCGGGTTTAGTTACCTGTAACTGACACCAGGGACTGAGGCAATGCACAAAATCCTCGCGTTACAGACACCGTTGCACGACGTTACGGTGGGCTCAGGTTGTAGGCTCAAAATGCACACTTGACCGACATAACCGTCGCTGTTGCAAACCCACACGTCTTTGCCATTGTCGCCTAAAGTAGGCGCAGCGCAGGTGAATTGGAGACCGGCTCTTGTCTTGCGGATCGGAACCGTTGCGAGGAGTTCCGGACTTGGTTTTCTATCACCCGATATTGCTAGAACTCGAGTTAGATTGGATAAGTGGGTTTGAAATAGCTCACCTAATTTGTGCTTGGCCTCGTTGAACGACTCCTCCCAGGAGGCGCGTTTTTCAGGCTTCGAAAAAACGATCGAGACATTTTCCAGGCCGTTGCTGAAAACAAACAGCTTGTTACAAAATCGGGGCAAAAAATCCGCACTCACGATGTGTTGAGGGTGAGCTCGAGACAAGAGAGCTGCGAGTCGCTGTTTTGTTGCTCCATTAATTGCTTATTCAAAGATGACAACATATCTCTAATGAGATCGTCTAATTGAGTATGATTACAATGTAGCGACCAacttaattcattaatttggtTCAGAATGCCGACATCCGCGGATAAATTCTCAATTTCGATCATCATCTGTTTCAAATTGTCGTCCTTCGAGCGGACTATTTCTAAATCTTCTAAAGCTATCTTCATAAGTAATTTGTACTTGTTCGCTTCGAGGGTACTTGTCACGCTGCCTTGACCGGTGGGTCTTCGGATTGTTCCACTCCGCCGCTTAATACTGGTCACAAGGAGCAAATCCGAGAAGAGGAACAAAGCCCGTTCTTTGCGAGTGCCACCACCCGCAGCCATACTGACTAAATCATGTCGCAAATACTGGCGGTCGGCTGACACCAACTCGATTAAACCTTCGATCAAACCTTCAATTTCCCGGAGTTGTTCCAACTCCAGAGCTTCTCTTTCAGTACAATTGATTTTCAGCAATTGATCATGGACCTCTTTTTGCGCAGCTAGCAACAAACTGTGGTCCGGGTGGTTAACATCAGTGTGTTTGATCAATCTTTGGAGCAACAACTcgtattttggaaatttttggaTCGGTTTGATCAATAAAGAATCAAGGGCTAACTTGCCTTTGTGTTCCC encodes:
- the LOC658611 gene encoding rho guanine nucleotide exchange factor 17, with protein sequence MSGYHESSWHEGCLGRCGDCTTCHHSDDGLYKRFVTVGSVRYGMRVGAVSPPPPGAGPRYRSQCCWPAATAPGYVSRIPLLTTTPINSFDIISCANRLRINEEATSELPQQTVRDHVLYSTKCLKNQLKRCALVRPQIYARLCENADEEEFNLDRLPRFRFGGNRTTTNKVRDFEKRANEQRLRDLTDRLKRGPIPPPRTRHQPKTPPEEPVRVTPLRSASFSQVDYSSDDKKYVRRRNPICDATNQTVATLPRSKNPTRCDNFKETQITNEQPERDTDDNNSLKQSITRSNTISSGTPNTQEKKRDKLRRRKGIYISQWPNSTENVIPQFVEDGDFASCSDTPKLLEEPPDDKSQITMWTSPQEEPLSPEDNTTVPEWPKITRGMFLLRSDSLSEGEPENNKQDQISSVPSDVSDCESRLSMGNDPCSPRRYSKRPLRGPYGQMLEAEMKKPETGRKSQLSNDLKFLEDLSLQNRDVKLKHRPRCDDSKGSCNNLSSPKQLLTLSKRKVSADSLVVENDQRLVVNHQRTTSSPSKLEGFANTEVSQELLEQLLRGSSEQLATDANLQQKNDTRTHVVVELYDNERTYVEALQILVTKYLEPLKSPENTNLLDATLVDEIFYQIPFLLSHHQAFLEELKKRLEHWDIKQKIGDVFLEMFSKSSVIESYTNYVNNWKRAREIIKSAQQSKPTFARFLETTAREHKGKLALDSLLIKPIQKFPKYELLLQRLIKHTDVNHPDHSLLLAAQKEVHDQLLKINCTEREALELEQLREIEGLIEGLIELVSADRQYLRHDLVSMAAGGGTRKERALFLFSDLLLVTSIKRRSGTIRRPTGQGSVTSTLEANKYKLLMKIALEDLEIVRSKDDNLKQMMIEIENLSADVGILNQINELSWSLHCNHTQLDDLIRDMLSSLNKQLMEQQNSDSQLSCLELTLNTSNGLENVSIVFSKPEKRASWEESFNEAKHKLAISGDRKPSPELLATVPIRKTRAGLQFTCAAPTLGDNGKDVWVCNSDGYVGQVCILSLQPEPTVTSCNGVCNARILCIASVPGVSYSSVRGNNNREDTEEHKTIQFDSSSSSEEDDETDNEEVDEPQKISEAPDVSSVDLDDIDSQQSTIWLGTEDGCIHVYNSSDNIRIKKNKIRLQHGSSILCIIYLDNRVFVSLANGDVTIYDRDGSGWNVNSPTTVTVGSTNMPVSKMLPNVGKLWCSCGNTIKVFNTQNLTTENHFTVNNDSNKPISCIVLFGNGLWLSLQNSAIVKCFHTQNFEHLCEVNVAPAVTKMLTSCDDIIRQHKAACLRVTSLLACKDLLWIGTSAGVLLTMPLPHITSSTTKLPNVPTVTGVSHGHTGHVRFLTYVELNSGPGEGPQRNSYKGKPEQRSNSKLLVISGGDGYEDFRSSNLSEVAGREDSTNHLLLWNI